The following proteins come from a genomic window of Polaribacter dokdonensis:
- a CDS encoding collagen-binding domain-containing protein, translating to MKKITQSQTKKFDIIALANKLNSKTLLTFLVLVFISTTGIVSQNTSNPTGKASIRQASGAVAKSGSKTNYEDFFSLDTYSTNSRTNVCSPESSLLITEASSWGISRSTINDSGIPSFCLSLYDTAPKEDDIFNTTLNPLADISFNNSNLSNSSIINKVQKVMSLMKHNSYAPSSTPSSLTDNFYRAIAVAVWHYTDNLDTTNYNYQWTGADGNTYSVNNIKTWVSNGTLSAADAIWLVPQNNDRQPEVLLNDNTSSDCCPSLPSLTLSSVTPTNNNGSVKINSSNRTQFYGISSLNAVSYDGPTTIATATELPNSLPATIISNISDNGGTYIIRAFTNYDDCFYDYQITVPASTGSNCISTYASYQSDVNSVNGKNNVAGAPDGNFAEIHSSNQQLIVDFNQTFPAGTEYIITWRVRSGVNGTAYIDLSESTSSNSGFVSHPTTPQTTSNSFITTTVVSNSSFRYVAFDKGNINHTDYDLDAVEVKVCVPCEAADNTTTSTSINEGQTKTLSGSPAGGTFSIISGGGSINGSTYTPDDINTNTNVVIRYSIAADGSCAASTDDVTFTVTPVCDVVADNTTSTASITESETKTLTGSPAGGTFSIVSGGGTINGNTYTPDDINGDTSVTIRYTIAADGDCAATTDDVTFTVKVLQSVNVSSTNVTCYGLDDGTITFTFDDATSRTHLEFSLDGGANYLAQVADDSGSVTYSNIAPGTYDVWVRWGNDELPRDLGADVTISEPAEVVVDNTTATATINEGQTKTLTATPAGGTFSIVSGGGTINGNIYTPANINTNTTVKIRYTLPANGTCAAISDDVTFTVTPVCITADNTISTATITENQAKTLSGSPAGGTFSIVSGGGTINGNTYSPDDINTNTTVVIRYTIAADGDCAATSDDVTFTVTPVCDVVANNTTSTASITEGQTKTLTGTPNGGTWSIVSGGGTINGTTYTPADINTNTTVVIRYTIAADGDCAATTDDVTFTVTPVCDVVADNTTSTASITEGQTKTLTGTPNGGTWSIVSGGGTINGTTYTPADINTNTTVVIRYTIAADGDCAATSDDVTFTVTPVCDVVADNTTSTASITEGQTKTLTGTPNGGTWSIVSGGGTINGTTYTPADINTNTTVVIRYTIPADGDCASTTDDVTFTVTPVCDVVADNTTSSARISETETKTLSGSPAGGTFSIVSGSGSINGNLYTPNNLISDENVVIRYTIAADGDCAATTDDVTFIVEALPTATAVKTDVTCYGLNDGTITITFEDNTSRTNIVFSLDGGNNYQAKVSDASESVTYSNLAPGTYDVWAKWGDNDYPIDLGSDLTISEPAEVVVDNTTATATINEGQTKTLTATPAGGTFSIVSGGGTINGNIYTPANINTNTTVKIRYTLPANGTCAAISDDVTFTVTPVCITADNTISTATITENQAKTLSGSPAGGTFSIVSGGGTINGNTYSPDDINTNTTVVIRYTIAADGDCAATTDDVTFTVTPVCDVVADNTTSTASITEGQTKTLTGTPNGGTWSIVSGGGTINGTTYTPADINTNTTVVIRYTIAADGDCAATSDDVTFTVTPVCDVVADNTTSTASITEGQTKTLTGAPNGGTWSIVSGGGTINGTTYTPVDINTNTTVVIRYTIAADGDCAATSDDVTFTVTPVCDVVADNTTSTASITEGQTKTLTGTPNGGTWSIVSGGGTINGTTYTPADINTNTTVVIRYTIAADGDCAATTDDVTFTVTPVCDVVADNTTSTASITEGQTKTLTGTPNGGTWSIVSGGGTINGTTYTPADINTNTTVVIRYTIAADGDCAATSDDVTFTVTPVCDVVADNTTSTASITEGQTKTLTGTPNGGTWSIVSGGGTINGTTYTPADINTNTTVVIRYTIPADGDCAATTDDVAFTVTPICNDPINSVTSNLNTTENTQLNLNNTSVSGDDLVTVRLRVNNGTLNVIVRVSGTRNDVRVNGPGDLLITGNVRTINSYLSTLTYTPNTGFYGTDIFTIDSGNSCGTIITNNYNITVNQNCEIADNTTSDADITEGQTKTLTGTPAGGTWSIVSGGGSINGSTYAPDDINTNTIVVIRYTIAADDTCSSTSDDVTFTVTPVCDVIADNATSDATINEGEAKTLVGSPAGGTWAIISGGGSINGNTYSPDDINTNTTVVIRYTIAADGDCAATTDDVTFTVTPVCDVVADNTTTATTINEGQTKTLTGNPTGGTFSVVSGGGTINGNIYTPADVSTDTTVIIRYTIAASGSCAASTSDVTFTVTEGSCTQTPTEAALGFNVFTLEGLQLSTNETEGSVATGGDLTLSGNYQITTNDPGSFQVNNVPVGLVVGGKVNYQSGNSLQINQNTYVKIGNSNGSTVWYKDQNNAFSPIRITKNSSYNSSPRINLQANANQLNVSSTNNPVFESNVIDFASAFQTLRGNSTNLSQYANNAQLTNPNGQPISNTNLPNQVKINLQAGVNYLNVTGSDLNNVSVFTYNNKPSATNILVINVDAAGSFDWSVWNQAGVGQQDAPYIIYNFYNTTTLNVVGNSTVVGSLFAPFADINKTVNQSNIEGQVIAKSFNHSGGEVHSANFLPAISGCTTSTGIAPTAEFNVNNNNQCFDGNSFEFTNTSNTGNVSQPNDPITYAWDFGDGTSSTLMSPTKSYANSGTYTVTMTATNSVGSDSTTTQVIVKQDLDITLTTSSVSNGDGSVTKTFSIDNPANFQSYDWSLLASDGSLVANIGTNVTTATATVSDAGLYYVEIIAEDINGCTKTHRFSVTVTSGEVTGGNSGGVESESLGDAISKIYVGRKKNSVPTTFVKSDANLYNKAKMKAEQPYQGKGQTMLDMFPTELVAGNVANVTSPTDILDYTVADEVLSVDFSLDGKTKGVVLGVKTSDKIYNHTKASCDRLRGAEILNIQTVQLEGYNFLMQGIKQRNGVVEYAISFATAKNNNDTNYTIQTNWYVNNYIKFNDVYNFQVWTTNPADTQKLVVDILNNLKAFIPVTQTEVQKVPKTYAAKISREKNELVVLLRSTQKGLNTEISMEEIYSETANNVKFRYNPVNTELEQTLRVDIADGYEYDGLVKVDGEVEDAFYHADGNWGLDFDASYTKIKDYFVSNSFDRTYQDDEHAINRNVALRATSDFDYLTLYKSLLPGTLAADYSEYNYLSFTAKGSGLIELGLIKKSIEDWKAQYRVMVDLSEEEQTYYVPFDIFTSSASQENLTAEDLTTLLFTFLPVEAQTKELDLTISDVKFTKIAVEDQIVNKIEKFENEFMAYPNPSQGNVNLLLFSQVDTEATVTLTDITGKTIYKENVNLNTGKNELDFNFRVKTGVMLLKVASKETNYGTSKIIFR from the coding sequence ATGAAAAAAATTACACAATCACAAACGAAGAAATTCGACATTATTGCATTAGCAAATAAGTTGAACTCTAAAACCCTATTAACTTTTTTAGTTTTAGTTTTTATAAGTACTACTGGAATAGTTTCACAAAACACTTCTAATCCAACAGGTAAAGCAAGCATTAGACAAGCTAGTGGAGCTGTTGCCAAATCTGGTTCTAAAACAAACTACGAAGATTTTTTTAGTTTAGATACTTACTCTACAAATAGCAGAACAAATGTATGTTCTCCAGAAAGTTCATTGTTAATTACTGAAGCAAGTTCTTGGGGTATATCTAGGTCAACTATTAACGATAGTGGAATTCCTTCATTTTGTTTGAGTCTATATGATACAGCTCCAAAAGAAGATGATATATTTAATACGACTTTAAATCCTTTAGCTGATATTAGCTTTAATAACAGTAATTTATCTAATAGTTCTATTATTAACAAAGTACAGAAAGTAATGAGTTTAATGAAGCATAATTCATACGCTCCAAGCTCAACACCTTCTAGTCTAACAGATAATTTTTATAGAGCAATTGCAGTTGCAGTATGGCATTATACAGACAATTTAGATACAACAAATTACAACTATCAATGGACAGGTGCAGATGGCAACACCTATTCTGTTAATAATATAAAAACTTGGGTTAGTAATGGTACTTTAAGCGCTGCAGATGCTATTTGGTTAGTTCCTCAAAATAATGATAGACAACCAGAGGTTTTATTAAATGATAACACTTCTTCAGATTGTTGTCCTTCTTTACCTTCATTAACATTAAGTAGTGTTACTCCAACAAATAATAATGGTTCAGTAAAAATAAACTCATCAAATCGTACTCAATTTTACGGAATTAGTAGTTTAAATGCAGTAAGTTATGATGGCCCAACAACAATTGCAACTGCTACAGAATTACCAAATTCTTTACCAGCAACAATAATTTCTAATATTTCTGATAATGGTGGTACTTATATCATAAGAGCTTTTACTAACTATGATGACTGTTTTTACGACTATCAAATAACTGTTCCTGCAAGTACAGGATCTAATTGTATAAGCACATATGCTTCTTATCAAAGTGATGTAAATAGTGTTAACGGCAAAAACAATGTAGCTGGTGCTCCTGATGGAAACTTTGCAGAAATTCACAGCAGTAACCAACAATTAATTGTAGATTTTAATCAAACTTTTCCAGCTGGAACAGAATACATCATAACTTGGAGAGTAAGGAGTGGTGTAAATGGGACAGCTTATATAGATTTATCTGAATCTACTTCTTCTAATTCTGGATTTGTGAGTCATCCAACTACACCCCAAACAACATCAAATAGTTTTATTACCACTACAGTTGTTTCGAATTCAAGTTTTAGATATGTTGCTTTTGATAAAGGAAATATAAATCATACAGATTATGATTTAGATGCTGTAGAAGTTAAAGTTTGTGTTCCTTGTGAAGCAGCAGACAATACAACTACTTCAACTTCAATCAATGAAGGACAAACAAAAACATTAAGTGGTTCTCCTGCTGGAGGAACATTCTCTATCATTTCTGGAGGTGGATCTATTAACGGTTCAACATATACTCCAGATGATATTAATACAAATACTAACGTTGTAATTCGTTACTCAATTGCTGCAGACGGTTCTTGTGCTGCTTCTACAGATGATGTTACTTTTACTGTAACTCCTGTTTGTGATGTAGTCGCTGATAATACAACTTCAACTGCTTCAATTACGGAATCAGAAACAAAAACTTTAACAGGTTCTCCTGCAGGTGGAACTTTTTCTATTGTTTCTGGTGGTGGAACTATTAATGGCAATACATATACTCCAGATGACATTAATGGAGATACTTCTGTAACTATTAGATATACTATAGCTGCAGATGGCGATTGTGCTGCTACAACTGATGATGTTACGTTTACAGTAAAAGTTTTACAATCTGTAAATGTATCTAGTACTAATGTTACTTGTTATGGTTTAGATGATGGTACAATTACCTTCACTTTTGATGATGCTACCTCTAGGACTCATTTAGAGTTTAGTTTAGATGGTGGAGCAAATTATCTAGCACAAGTTGCAGATGATTCAGGCAGTGTAACATATTCAAATATTGCTCCTGGAACATATGATGTATGGGTTAGATGGGGTAATGACGAACTTCCTAGAGACCTAGGAGCAGATGTAACCATTTCTGAACCTGCTGAAGTAGTAGTAGATAATACAACAGCTACTGCAACTATTAATGAAGGGCAAACAAAAACATTAACTGCAACTCCTGCTGGTGGAACTTTCTCTATCGTTTCTGGAGGTGGAACTATTAATGGAAACATTTATACTCCTGCAAATATTAATACAAATACAACTGTAAAAATTAGATACACATTACCTGCTAATGGTACATGTGCAGCTATCTCTGATGATGTTACATTTACTGTAACTCCAGTTTGTATTACTGCTGATAACACAATTTCAACAGCAACTATTACTGAAAATCAAGCAAAAACTTTAAGTGGCTCTCCTGCTGGAGGAACCTTCTCTATTGTTTCTGGTGGTGGAACTATTAACGGAAACACCTATTCTCCAGATGATATCAACACAAACACAACTGTAGTTATTCGTTATACGATTGCTGCTGATGGTGATTGTGCTGCTACATCTGATGATGTTACTTTTACTGTAACTCCTGTTTGTGATGTAGTTGCTAATAATACAACTTCTACTGCTTCAATTACTGAAGGGCAAACTAAAACATTAACTGGTACTCCAAATGGAGGAACTTGGTCAATCGTTTCTGGTGGAGGAACTATCAATGGAACAACTTATACTCCAGCTGATATCAACACAAACACAACTGTAGTAATTCGTTATACGATTGCTGCTGATGGTGATTGTGCTGCTACAACTGATGACGTTACTTTTACTGTAACTCCTGTTTGTGATGTAGTTGCTGACAATACAACTTCTACTGCTTCAATTACTGAAGGTCAAACTAAAACATTAACTGGTACTCCAAATGGAGGAACTTGGTCAATCGTTTCTGGTGGAGGAACTATCAATGGAACAACTTATACTCCAGCTGATATCAATACAAACACAACTGTAGTTATTCGTTATACAATTGCTGCTGATGGTGATTGTGCTGCTACATCTGATGATGTTACTTTTACTGTAACTCCTGTTTGTGATGTGGTTGCTGATAATACAACTTCTACTGCTTCAATTACTGAAGGACAAACTAAAACATTAACTGGTACTCCAAATGGAGGAACTTGGTCAATCGTTTCTGGTGGAGGAACTATCAATGGAACAACTTATACTCCAGCTGATATCAACACAAACACAACTGTAGTTATTCGTTATACAATTCCTGCTGATGGTGATTGTGCTTCTACAACTGATGACGTTACTTTTACTGTAACTCCTGTTTGTGATGTAGTTGCTGATAATACAACTTCTTCAGCAAGAATCAGTGAAACAGAAACTAAAACTTTAAGCGGATCTCCTGCTGGAGGAACTTTCTCTATTGTTTCTGGAAGTGGTTCTATAAATGGAAACTTATATACACCTAACAATCTTATTTCTGATGAGAATGTAGTAATTCGTTATACAATTGCTGCTGATGGTGATTGTGCTGCTACAACTGATGACGTTACTTTTATTGTAGAAGCTTTACCTACAGCAACCGCTGTAAAAACAGATGTAACTTGTTACGGTTTAAATGATGGTACTATTACTATAACATTCGAAGACAATACTTCAAGAACAAACATTGTATTCAGTTTAGATGGTGGAAATAACTATCAAGCTAAAGTTAGTGATGCTTCTGAAAGTGTTACATACTCTAACTTAGCACCTGGAACTTACGATGTTTGGGCTAAATGGGGTGATAATGATTACCCAATTGATTTAGGTTCTGATTTAACCATTTCTGAACCTGCTGAAGTAGTAGTAGATAATACAACAGCTACTGCAACTATTAATGAAGGGCAAACAAAAACATTAACTGCAACTCCTGCTGGTGGAACTTTCTCTATCGTTTCTGGAGGTGGAACTATTAATGGAAACATTTATACCCCTGCAAATATTAATACAAATACAACTGTAAAAATTAGATACACATTACCTGCTAATGGTACATGTGCAGCTATCTCTGATGATGTTACATTTACTGTAACTCCAGTTTGTATTACTGCTGATAACACAATTTCAACAGCAACTATTACTGAAAATCAAGCAAAAACTTTAAGTGGCTCTCCTGCTGGAGGAACCTTCTCTATCGTTTCTGGTGGTGGAACTATTAACGGAAACACCTATTCTCCAGATGATATCAACACAAACACAACTGTAGTTATTCGTTATACAATTGCTGCTGATGGTGATTGTGCTGCTACAACTGATGATGTTACTTTTACTGTAACTCCTGTATGTGATGTGGTTGCTGATAACACAACTTCTACTGCTTCAATTACTGAAGGACAAACTAAAACATTAACTGGTACTCCTAATGGAGGAACTTGGTCAATCGTTTCTGGTGGAGGAACTATCAATGGAACAACTTATACTCCAGCTGATATCAACACAAACACAACTGTAGTTATTCGTTATACGATTGCTGCTGATGGTGATTGTGCTGCTACATCTGATGATGTTACTTTCACAGTAACTCCTGTTTGTGATGTAGTTGCTGACAATACAACTTCAACTGCTTCAATTACTGAAGGACAAACTAAAACATTAACTGGTGCTCCAAATGGAGGAACTTGGTCAATCGTTTCTGGTGGAGGAACTATCAATGGAACAACTTATACTCCAGTTGATATCAACACAAACACAACTGTAGTTATTCGTTATACGATTGCTGCTGATGGTGATTGTGCTGCTACATCTGATGATGTTACTTTCACAGTAACTCCTGTTTGTGATGTAGTTGCTGACAATACAACTTCAACTGCTTCAATTACTGAAGGACAAACTAAAACATTAACTGGTACTCCAAATGGAGGAACTTGGTCAATCGTTTCTGGTGGAGGAACTATCAATGGAACAACTTATACTCCAGCTGATATCAACACAAACACAACTGTAGTAATTCGTTATACGATTGCTGCTGATGGTGATTGTGCTGCTACAACTGATGACGTTACTTTTACTGTAACTCCTGTTTGTGATGTAGTTGCTGACAATACAACTTCTACTGCTTCAATTACTGAAGGTCAAACTAAAACATTAACTGGTACTCCAAATGGAGGAACTTGGTCAATCGTTTCTGGTGGAGGAACTATCAATGGAACAACTTATACTCCAGCTGATATCAATACAAACACAACTGTAGTTATTCGTTATACAATTGCTGCTGATGGTGATTGTGCTGCTACATCTGATGATGTTACTTTTACTGTAACTCCTGTTTGTGATGTGGTTGCTGATAATACAACTTCTACTGCTTCAATTACTGAAGGACAAACTAAAACATTAACTGGTACTCCAAATGGAGGAACTTGGTCAATCGTTTCTGGTGGAGGAACTATCAATGGAACAACTTATACTCCAGCTGATATCAACACAAACACAACTGTAGTTATTCGTTATACAATTCCTGCTGATGGTGATTGTGCTGCTACAACTGATGACGTTGCTTTTACAGTAACTCCTATTTGTAATGATCCAATCAATTCAGTTACTTCAAATTTAAACACTACTGAGAATACGCAATTAAACCTTAATAACACTAGTGTTTCAGGTGATGATTTAGTAACTGTAAGATTAAGAGTAAATAATGGAACTTTAAATGTTATTGTTAGAGTAAGTGGAACTAGAAATGATGTAAGAGTAAATGGTCCAGGCGACTTGTTAATTACAGGTAATGTAAGAACTATTAATTCTTATTTAAGTACATTAACATATACACCTAATACAGGTTTCTATGGTACAGATATCTTTACTATTGATTCTGGAAATAGTTGTGGTACTATTATTACAAATAACTACAACATTACTGTAAATCAAAATTGTGAAATAGCTGATAATACAACCTCTGATGCCGATATTACCGAAGGTCAAACTAAAACACTAACAGGAACTCCTGCTGGTGGTACTTGGTCTATCGTTTCTGGTGGTGGATCTATTAATGGATCTACTTATGCTCCTGATGATATTAATACAAATACAATTGTAGTAATTCGTTATACAATTGCAGCTGATGACACATGTTCTTCAACTTCAGATGATGTTACTTTTACTGTTACACCAGTTTGTGATGTAATTGCAGATAATGCTACTTCTGATGCTACAATTAATGAAGGTGAAGCAAAAACATTAGTAGGATCTCCTGCTGGTGGAACTTGGGCTATTATTTCTGGTGGTGGATCTATCAATGGAAACACATACTCTCCAGATGATATCAATACAAACACAACTGTAGTTATTCGTTATACGATTGCTGCTGATGGTGATTGTGCTGCTACAACTGATGACGTTACTTTTACTGTAACTCCTGTATGTGATGTGGTTGCTGATAATACAACTACAGCAACAACAATCAACGAAGGACAAACTAAAACACTAACAGGTAATCCTACAGGTGGAACTTTCTCTGTAGTTTCTGGTGGAGGTACTATAAATGGTAATATTTATACTCCTGCTGATGTATCTACAGATACAACTGTTATTATAAGATATACAATTGCTGCAAGTGGTTCTTGTGCTGCTTCTACAAGTGATGTTACATTTACTGTAACTGAAGGTAGTTGTACACAAACTCCTACTGAAGCTGCATTAGGTTTTAACGTATTTACTTTAGAAGGTTTACAATTATCTACAAATGAAACTGAAGGTAGTGTAGCTACTGGAGGAGACTTAACACTATCTGGAAACTACCAAATTACAACAAATGATCCTGGATCTTTCCAAGTGAATAATGTTCCTGTTGGCTTAGTTGTTGGTGGTAAAGTAAATTATCAATCAGGTAATTCATTACAGATTAACCAAAACACTTATGTGAAAATTGGAAATAGTAATGGATCTACAGTTTGGTATAAAGATCAAAACAATGCATTTTCTCCTATTAGAATTACTAAAAATTCTAGTTATAATTCTTCACCAAGAATTAACTTGCAAGCAAATGCAAATCAATTAAATGTTTCATCTACTAACAACCCTGTATTTGAAAGTAATGTTATAGATTTTGCAAGTGCTTTTCAAACATTAAGAGGTAATTCAACAAATTTATCTCAATATGCGAATAATGCACAATTAACAAATCCTAATGGACAGCCAATATCTAATACTAATTTACCAAATCAAGTAAAAATTAATTTACAAGCTGGTGTTAACTATTTAAATGTTACTGGTTCAGATTTAAATAATGTAAGTGTATTTACTTATAATAATAAGCCTAGTGCAACTAACATTTTAGTAATAAATGTAGATGCAGCTGGATCTTTTGACTGGTCTGTTTGGAATCAAGCAGGAGTTGGTCAGCAAGATGCACCATACATTATTTATAACTTCTATAATACAACTACATTAAATGTTGTAGGAAACTCTACAGTTGTGGGTTCTTTATTTGCACCATTTGCAGATATCAACAAAACTGTAAATCAATCTAATATAGAAGGTCAAGTAATTGCGAAATCTTTTAATCATTCTGGAGGTGAAGTACACTCTGCTAATTTCTTACCAGCTATTTCTGGCTGTACAACTAGCACAGGTATTGCTCCAACTGCTGAGTTTAATGTAAATAACAACAACCAATGTTTTGATGGTAATTCTTTCGAATTTACAAATACATCAAATACTGGTAATGTATCTCAACCAAATGATCCTATTACTTATGCTTGGGACTTTGGAGATGGAACTAGTAGCACTTTAATGAGTCCTACTAAATCATACGCAAATTCAGGTACATATACTGTAACCATGACTGCTACAAACAGTGTTGGATCAGATTCTACAACAACTCAAGTTATTGTAAAACAAGATTTAGACATCACTTTAACTACAAGCTCTGTTAGTAATGGAGATGGAAGTGTAACTAAAACATTCTCAATTGACAATCCTGCTAATTTTCAATCTTATGACTGGTCTTTACTAGCCTCTGATGGATCTTTAGTAGCTAATATTGGTACAAATGTAACAACAGCTACAGCAACAGTTTCTGATGCTGGTTTATACTATGTAGAAATTATTGCAGAAGATATTAATGGATGTACTAAAACTCATAGATTCTCTGTTACAGTAACTTCAGGCGAAGTAACAGGAGGTAATTCTGGAGGAGTTGAGTCTGAGTCTTTAGGTGATGCTATTTCTAAAATTTATGTAGGTAGAAAAAAGAATTCTGTACCTACTACTTTCGTAAAATCTGACGCAAATCTTTACAACAAAGCTAAGATGAAAGCTGAGCAGCCTTACCAAGGTAAAGGTCAAACTATGTTAGACATGTTCCCTACTGAGTTAGTAGCTGGTAATGTAGCTAATGTAACCTCTCCTACTGATATCTTAGATTACACTGTAGCTGATGAAGTATTGTCTGTAGATTTCTCTTTAGATGGTAAAACAAAAGGTGTAGTATTAGGAGTAAAAACTTCTGATAAAATCTATAACCATACCAAAGCTTCTTGTGATAGATTAAGAGGTGCTGAGATTTTAAACATTCAAACTGTACAGTTAGAAGGTTACAACTTCTTAATGCAAGGTATTAAGCAAAGAAATGGTGTAGTAGAATACGCAATCTCTTTTGCAACTGCTAAGAATAATAATGATACAAATTATACAATTCAAACTAACTGGTATGTTAACAACTACATCAAATTTAATGATGTGTATAACTTCCAAGTTTGGACAACTAATCCTGCTGATACTCAAAAATTAGTAGTAGATATTTTAAACAACTTAAAAGCATTTATTCCTGTAACTCAAACAGAAGTGCAGAAAGTACCTAAAACGTATGCTGCTAAAATCTCTAGAGAGAAAAACGAGTTGGTAGTATTATTAAGAAGTACTCAAAAAGGTTTAAACACTGAGATTTCTATGGAAGAAATCTACTCTGAGACTGCTAACAATGTGAAGTTTAGATATAACCCAGTAAACACTGAGTTAGAGCAAACATTAAGAGTAGATATTGCTGATGGTTATGAATATGATGGTTTAGTAAAAGTTGATGGTGAAGTAGAAGATGCTTTTTATCATGCAGATGGTAACTGGGGATTAGATTTCGATGCTAGCTATACTAAAATTAAAGATTACTTTGTATCTAATAGTTTTGATAGAACTTATCAAGATGATGAGCATGCAATCAATAGAAACGTAGCACTTAGAGCAACAAGTGACTTTGATTACCTAACATTATACAAATCTTTATTACCTGGTACTTTAGCTGCTGATTATTCTGAATACAACTATTTATCTTTCACTGCTAAAGGTTCTGGACTTATTGAATTAGGTTTAATTAAAAAATCTATCGAAGATTGGAAAGCACAATATAGAGTTATGGTAGATTTATCTGAAGAAGAGCAAACTTATTATGTTCCTTTTGACATCTTTACATCTAGTGCTAGTCAAGAAAATTTAACAGCTGAAGATTTAACAACATTATTATTTACCTTCTTACCTGTAGAGGCCCAAACTAAAGAATTAGATTTAACAATCTCTGACGTGAAGTTTACCAAAATTGCAGTAGAAGATCAAATTGTAAATAAAATTGAGAAGTTCGAAAACGAATTTATGGCATATCCAAACCCTTCTCAAGGTAATGTAAACTTGTTATTATTTAGTCAAGTAGATACTGAAGCAACTGTTACTTTAACAGACATCACTGGTAAGACTATTTACAAAGAAAACGTAAACTTAAATACTGGTAAAAACGAACTAGACTTTAACTTTAGAGTTAAAACTGGAGTTATGTTACTTAAAGTAGCTAGTAAAGAAACAAACTATGGTACTTCTAAAATTATTTTTAGATAA